One stretch of Roseimicrobium sp. ORNL1 DNA includes these proteins:
- a CDS encoding MBL fold metallo-hydrolase: MLRISTFTGGIAQTNGFLVNTPTDTFLVDAPDGIADWLRRQGVRVSHLLLTHQHFDHVLDAAEIQQEHGARVWAFAPFSRDLTLEVLFGFATGTSVSVPEFAVDEVLEGRDSIEVGGLPWKLAHIPGHSADSVTFYSEAEKLVFGGDVLFAGGVGRTDFPGGSEDLLLAGIEKPLLSLPDETRVLPGHMEETTIGEERVGNPFL, from the coding sequence ATGCTTCGCATCTCTACCTTCACCGGCGGCATTGCCCAGACCAATGGATTTTTGGTGAACACGCCTACGGATACGTTCCTGGTCGATGCGCCGGATGGCATTGCCGACTGGCTGCGGCGTCAGGGGGTGAGGGTCTCACACCTGCTGCTGACCCACCAGCATTTCGACCACGTGCTGGATGCGGCGGAAATCCAGCAGGAGCATGGCGCCAGAGTCTGGGCCTTCGCTCCGTTTTCCCGCGATCTGACTCTGGAGGTCCTCTTCGGCTTCGCGACTGGCACCAGTGTCTCGGTGCCGGAGTTCGCGGTGGACGAAGTCCTGGAAGGGAGAGACTCCATCGAGGTGGGGGGGCTGCCGTGGAAGCTGGCCCACATCCCGGGCCATTCCGCGGACAGTGTCACCTTCTATAGCGAGGCAGAGAAATTGGTCTTCGGCGGCGATGTGCTCTTCGCAGGTGGCGTGGGTCGTACCGATTTCCCGGGAGGCAGTGAGGACTTGCTGCTGGCCGGTATTGAAAAACCCCTGCTCTCCCTGCCGGACGAGACCCGCGTGCTGCCCGGTCACATGGAGGAGACCACCATCGGCGAAGAGCGCGTGGGGAATCCTTTCTTGTAA